A stretch of Paenibacillus sp. URB8-2 DNA encodes these proteins:
- a CDS encoding bifunctional metallophosphatase/5'-nucleotidase, whose translation MRPETGRLTILHTNDIHSHFEMMSPLAAAIARQKKEAWSSPVLLFDIGDHMDRAAAETEGTLGQANIDMINLTGYDAVTIGNNEGLTFSKEMLSSVFTGIQCPVVCCNMVEIATGEPPHWMQRHAILEKEGVRIGVTGATAPFASFYSLLGWDALEPEECLREQCRLLAPQVDIVIILSHLGLPADRRLAERLDGVHAILGGHTHHVLEQPLIIGGTAVCGAGKFGRYLGRLDFERDEGSGHFRYVTGECVPVDPTFSEPSVSSAAIQHLERGREVLSETVAITDRPLALDLGGESPFANLLAQSVRRFTGTPLSLVNAGQLLGPLPDGEITTGMLHALCPSPINACIMRLSGQDIRTALQQSLTAEFRQKVIYGYGFRGERLGGLAVDGLKILYDPHAMPYDTNIAVFVDGQPLEDRREYTVGTLDMFTFHMGYESIGNGDDVRFLLPHFLRDLLRLELQRPGSLDECAKTRWELRNH comes from the coding sequence ATGAGGCCTGAAACAGGGCGTCTTACAATTCTTCATACCAATGACATTCACAGCCACTTCGAGATGATGAGCCCGCTTGCCGCCGCTATTGCAAGGCAGAAAAAAGAGGCCTGGAGCAGTCCCGTACTGCTGTTCGATATCGGTGATCATATGGATCGGGCCGCCGCGGAAACCGAAGGCACCTTGGGGCAGGCGAATATCGATATGATCAACCTTACGGGCTATGACGCCGTTACGATCGGAAATAATGAAGGCCTGACCTTTTCTAAGGAGATGCTGTCATCCGTCTTTACCGGCATCCAGTGCCCGGTCGTCTGCTGCAACATGGTGGAGATTGCAACGGGTGAGCCGCCGCATTGGATGCAGCGCCACGCGATTCTGGAGAAAGAAGGCGTGCGGATCGGAGTAACGGGAGCAACCGCGCCCTTCGCCTCGTTCTATTCGCTGCTCGGATGGGATGCGCTTGAGCCGGAAGAATGCCTTCGGGAACAATGCCGGCTGCTCGCGCCGCAGGTGGATATTGTGATTATCCTTTCGCATTTGGGCCTGCCCGCAGACCGGCGGCTAGCTGAGCGTCTGGACGGGGTTCATGCCATTCTGGGCGGCCATACGCATCATGTACTGGAACAGCCGCTGATTATTGGCGGGACGGCGGTGTGCGGCGCCGGCAAATTCGGACGCTATCTGGGGCGCCTCGATTTTGAACGTGACGAGGGTTCGGGACATTTCCGTTATGTAACAGGAGAGTGCGTACCCGTCGATCCGACATTCTCGGAACCCTCGGTCTCCTCGGCTGCCATCCAGCATTTGGAACGCGGAAGAGAAGTGCTGAGCGAGACGGTTGCCATTACCGACCGGCCGCTGGCTCTGGATCTCGGGGGAGAGTCCCCTTTTGCCAATCTGCTGGCGCAGTCGGTAAGAAGATTCACAGGGACTCCTCTTTCGCTGGTCAATGCCGGTCAACTTCTCGGCCCCCTTCCGGACGGAGAGATCACGACCGGCATGCTGCATGCGCTGTGTCCATCCCCGATTAATGCCTGCATTATGCGGCTGTCCGGCCAGGATATCCGCACAGCGCTTCAGCAGAGTCTGACGGCGGAGTTCCGTCAGAAGGTCATTTACGGATACGGCTTCCGGGGAGAACGGCTCGGCGGACTGGCAGTGGACGGATTAAAAATCTTGTACGATCCTCATGCGATGCCGTATGATACAAATATTGCAGTTTTTGTCGACGGACAGCCGCTTGAGGACCGCCGGGAGTATACGGTCGGGACGCTCGACATGTTCACTTTTCACATGGGATATGAGTCGATTGGCAACGGCGATGACGTTCGGTTCCTGCTGCCTCATTTCCTCCGGGATTTGCTGCGGCTGGAGCTGCAGCGTCCGGGAAGTCTGGACGAGTGCGCGAAGACCCGCTGGGAGCTGAGAAACCACTAG
- a CDS encoding HD-GYP domain-containing protein, with the protein MRVHVTDLKPGDCLKDDTFSKRGIYVLSKGAQLREDDISRLMQHDVDYVDIEDAPQSSASVPRVFQTVNTEFNQSIEGFKSLYLEALTTGSFNRSMVDDILNPLLNSLDQHKDIVTLLLLLDREDEYTYNHSLQVGMLTYYIASWLGYTKQECYEISRAGYLLDIGKCRIPTALLNKPGKLTPEEFQEVKRHTTYGYEIIRNSMSDQNTALVALQHHEREDGSGYPARLVSSEIHPYAQIAAIADVYSAMTTARVFQSKQEFISVLRELHNLGFGKLNGKFVQAFIQHLIPNFIGKRVLLSTGEMGIIIMNNPIDVFRPLVQSEGRFIDLARERQIAIVEIYME; encoded by the coding sequence TTGAGAGTGCACGTCACGGATTTAAAGCCCGGCGATTGTCTGAAGGACGATACCTTCAGCAAGAGGGGCATTTATGTGCTTTCCAAAGGAGCCCAGCTCCGGGAGGATGACATTTCCAGACTGATGCAGCATGATGTGGACTATGTTGACATTGAGGACGCTCCTCAATCGAGCGCTTCGGTTCCGCGTGTCTTTCAGACGGTCAATACGGAATTTAACCAAAGTATTGAAGGTTTTAAATCCCTCTATCTGGAAGCGTTAACCACAGGAAGCTTTAACCGGTCCATGGTTGACGATATCCTGAACCCCCTGCTTAATTCGCTCGACCAGCATAAAGATATTGTTACTCTGCTCCTTCTGCTGGATCGTGAGGATGAATATACCTACAACCATTCCCTTCAGGTCGGCATGCTAACCTATTATATTGCTTCCTGGCTCGGTTATACCAAGCAGGAATGCTACGAAATTTCCCGGGCAGGATATTTGCTCGACATCGGCAAATGCCGAATCCCGACAGCCTTACTGAACAAGCCCGGCAAACTGACTCCGGAGGAATTTCAGGAGGTCAAGCGGCACACTACATACGGCTATGAAATCATCCGCAACTCCATGAGCGACCAGAACACGGCGCTCGTGGCTCTTCAGCATCATGAGCGCGAGGACGGTTCGGGTTATCCCGCCCGTCTGGTATCAAGCGAGATTCATCCTTACGCCCAAATCGCCGCAATCGCGGACGTGTACAGTGCAATGACAACAGCCCGCGTGTTTCAGTCAAAGCAGGAATTTATCAGTGTTTTGCGGGAATTGCACAATCTCGGCTTCGGCAAGCTGAACGGCAAATTCGTACAAGCCTTTATCCAGCATCTGATTCCGAACTTTATCGGAAAAAGAGTGCTGCTCAGCACCGGCGAAATGGGCATCATCATTATGAATAATCCAATCGACGTATTTCGGCCTCTCGTACAGAGCGAAGGCCGCTTCATCGACCTGGCCCGGGAACGGCAGATCGCAATCGTAGAAATTTATATGGAATAA
- a CDS encoding ABC transporter ATP-binding protein, producing MSHVTVKSKNGVPGSLETETDVSAQERFVYKDDDVIDKAFDWKQFSRLFGYMKPYARQMLPLVLLMMVLGTITKLAVPFLTSQAIDKAIAPKEGSPNLTLLYFLTAGVIVLYIVQWIAGVYRIKYTNVIGQRVIYDLRADLFKHIQKLSFNFFDKRPAGSVLVRVTNDINSLQDLFTNGVVNSIIDCVQLAGIIVILLALNWKLGLAVMVTVPIMFFVSTKLRKTIRIAWQEVRIKNSRINSHLNESIQGIRVTQAYTQELENMNYFDAMNRDSKKSWDKASAMNQTFGPIIEITGGIGTLILFWLGAHLIQTGNLTVGVLVAFSTYVSNFWDPINRLGQTYNQLLVAMASSERIFEYLDEEPLVKDSPGAKPLPTIRGDINFQKVYFEYEKGRAALKGIDLDVKAGQSIALVGHTGSGKSTIINLIGRFYDITGGRITIDGQDIREVNLSSLRSQIGIVLQDTFIFSGTIRDNIRFGRLGASDTDVEEAAKAVDAHDFIKKLPGGYDTEVEERGSALSMGQRQLLSFARALLADPRILILDEATASIDTETELKIQEALKVLLKGRTSFIVAHRLSTIRHADKIVVLDHGEIKEMGTHRELTEREGIYNGLIEAQFRFL from the coding sequence ATGAGCCATGTAACGGTGAAGAGTAAAAATGGAGTGCCCGGCTCTTTGGAGACCGAAACGGACGTGTCGGCGCAGGAGAGATTTGTCTACAAGGATGACGACGTCATCGACAAAGCCTTCGACTGGAAGCAGTTTAGCCGGCTATTTGGCTACATGAAGCCGTACGCAAGACAAATGCTGCCGCTTGTCCTGCTGATGATGGTATTAGGCACGATCACAAAGCTTGCGGTGCCGTTCCTCACCAGTCAGGCGATCGATAAGGCCATCGCGCCGAAAGAAGGAAGCCCGAATCTAACACTGCTATATTTTCTGACGGCAGGCGTTATCGTACTATACATCGTTCAGTGGATTGCCGGTGTCTACCGGATCAAATACACCAATGTGATCGGCCAAAGAGTCATATACGATCTTCGCGCCGATCTGTTCAAGCATATCCAGAAGCTGTCGTTCAACTTCTTCGACAAGCGTCCGGCAGGATCGGTGCTGGTGAGGGTGACCAATGATATTAACTCTCTCCAGGATCTGTTCACGAACGGGGTCGTCAACTCGATTATCGACTGCGTACAGCTTGCCGGAATTATCGTTATTTTGCTGGCTCTGAACTGGAAGCTGGGCCTTGCGGTCATGGTGACGGTGCCGATCATGTTCTTCGTCTCGACCAAGCTCCGCAAGACGATCCGCATCGCCTGGCAGGAGGTCCGGATCAAGAACTCACGGATCAATTCGCATTTGAACGAGTCGATTCAAGGCATTCGGGTAACCCAGGCCTATACCCAGGAACTCGAAAATATGAACTATTTTGACGCCATGAACAGAGACAGCAAGAAATCCTGGGACAAGGCGTCGGCAATGAACCAGACTTTCGGACCGATTATCGAGATAACGGGCGGTATCGGAACACTGATTCTGTTCTGGCTCGGGGCGCACCTGATCCAGACCGGCAATCTGACGGTCGGCGTGCTCGTGGCATTCAGCACCTATGTGAGCAACTTTTGGGACCCGATCAACCGGCTGGGGCAGACCTATAACCAGCTACTTGTAGCCATGGCCTCTTCGGAGCGTATTTTCGAGTATCTCGATGAAGAGCCGCTTGTCAAAGATAGTCCTGGCGCTAAACCGCTGCCGACGATCCGCGGCGATATCAACTTCCAGAAAGTCTATTTCGAATATGAAAAAGGCCGCGCCGCGCTAAAAGGAATCGACCTTGATGTAAAAGCGGGGCAGTCGATCGCGCTTGTCGGCCATACCGGTTCGGGCAAGAGCACCATCATTAATCTGATCGGGCGATTCTATGACATAACGGGCGGCAGGATTACAATAGACGGCCAGGACATCCGGGAGGTCAATTTGAGCAGTCTCCGAAGCCAGATTGGCATCGTGCTGCAGGACACGTTTATATTCTCCGGCACCATCCGGGATAATATCCGCTTCGGTCGGCTGGGTGCCTCAGACACGGATGTGGAAGAAGCGGCCAAAGCGGTGGATGCCCATGATTTTATCAAGAAGCTTCCGGGCGGCTACGATACCGAGGTGGAGGAGCGCGGCAGCGCGCTGTCCATGGGGCAGCGTCAGCTGTTGTCTTTTGCCAGGGCGCTGCTGGCCGATCCGCGCATTCTGATCCTGGATGAAGCGACGGCGAGCATCGATACCGAGACGGAGTTGAAAATACAAGAGGCGTTGAAGGTGCTGCTTAAAGGCCGGACGTCGTTTATCGTCGCCCACCGGCTGTCCACGATCCGCCATGCGGACAAAATCGTCGTTCTCGATCATGGAGAAATTAAGGAAATGGGAACGCACCGCGAATTAACGGAACGGGAAGGCATTTACAACGGTCTGATCGAAGCGCAGTTCCGGTTTCTGTGA
- a CDS encoding undecaprenyl-diphosphate phosphatase — MDTITAIILAIVEGITEFIPVSSTGHMILTTVLLGFDEQDNLMKTFEIFIQLGAILAIALVYRRRILNLLGIGRKTERGGVMPRSRLNLIHVLLGIVPALAVAFVARDFIKSLFGASTVLWALVAGGILMIVAEWVNKRKVRITAQELDDLSYGQALAIGLYQIISVLWPGFSRSGSTISGGMLSGVSYKASADFSFLIAIPIMCAASGYELLDSYKDITGDTIGIFAIGFLVSFVVAYLVVIMFMRLIQKIRLTHFAIYRFLLAAFFWLFVMR; from the coding sequence ATGGACACAATCACAGCTATTATTCTCGCTATCGTTGAGGGGATCACCGAATTCATTCCCGTATCCTCCACCGGTCACATGATCCTGACGACCGTGCTCCTTGGATTTGACGAACAGGATAATTTGATGAAGACGTTTGAAATCTTTATCCAACTTGGGGCGATTCTCGCGATTGCTCTCGTTTACCGCCGCCGGATCCTTAATCTGCTCGGAATCGGCCGCAAGACCGAAAGGGGAGGCGTCATGCCCCGTTCGCGGCTCAACCTCATTCACGTTCTTCTTGGTATCGTGCCTGCGCTTGCCGTCGCTTTTGTCGCCCGCGATTTTATCAAGAGCCTGTTCGGAGCGAGCACGGTGCTGTGGGCTCTGGTCGCAGGGGGGATTCTGATGATCGTCGCCGAATGGGTCAACAAGCGCAAAGTGCGGATCACCGCGCAAGAATTGGATGACCTGTCCTACGGACAAGCTCTGGCGATCGGATTGTATCAGATTATTTCCGTGCTGTGGCCCGGCTTCTCGCGCTCCGGGTCGACAATTTCGGGCGGCATGCTGAGCGGGGTCAGTTACAAGGCTTCTGCGGATTTCTCCTTTTTGATCGCTATCCCGATTATGTGCGCGGCGTCCGGTTACGAACTGCTCGATTCCTACAAGGATATCACCGGCGACACGATCGGAATTTTTGCCATCGGATTCCTGGTTTCGTTTGTTGTAGCATATCTCGTTGTTATTATGTTCATGCGGCTGATTCAAAAAATCCGGCTCACCCATTTTGCCATTTACCGCTTTTTACTTGCCGCTTTCTTCTGGCTGTTCGTTATGCGCTAA
- the sufB gene encoding Fe-S cluster assembly protein SufB — protein sequence MAKKAPEIEEYKYGFRDEHKAVFQTGKGLTPEIVKEISAIKNEPQWMLDFRLKSLGQFDKMPLPRWGGDLDELDFNDIQYYVRPSEKQGKTWEEVPSEIKETFDKLGIPEAEQKFLAGVSAQYESEVVYHSMQKDLEEQGVIFTDTDTALREHPEIFKEYFGTVIPPTDNKFAALNSAVWSGGSFIYVPKGVKCEVPLQAYFRINSENMGQFERTLIIADEDSFVHYVEGCTAPVYSTNSLHSAVVEIICKKNARVRYTTIQNWAPNIYNLVTKRAVAEENATMEWVDGNIGSKLTMKYPAVVLKGRGAKGSVLSIAVAGKGQHQDAGAKMIHLAPDTTSTIISKSISKHGGKVTYRGLASFGRQAEGAKSNIKCDTLIMDNESTSDTIPYNEIMNDNITLEHEATVSKVSEEQLFYLMSRGLTEAEATQMIVMGFIEPFTKELPMEYAVEMNRLIKFEMEGSIG from the coding sequence ATGGCCAAAAAAGCGCCTGAAATTGAAGAGTACAAATATGGTTTTCGGGACGAGCACAAGGCGGTATTTCAAACGGGTAAAGGGCTGACTCCGGAAATTGTCAAGGAAATTTCGGCTATCAAGAATGAACCGCAGTGGATGCTGGACTTCCGTCTGAAGTCGCTCGGTCAATTCGACAAAATGCCGCTGCCGCGTTGGGGCGGAGACCTTGACGAGCTGGACTTCAACGACATTCAGTATTATGTCAGACCCTCCGAGAAGCAGGGCAAAACCTGGGAAGAAGTTCCTTCCGAAATCAAGGAAACATTTGATAAGCTCGGTATTCCCGAAGCGGAGCAAAAGTTCCTAGCGGGCGTATCCGCACAATATGAATCCGAAGTCGTGTACCACAGCATGCAGAAAGATCTTGAAGAGCAGGGCGTTATCTTTACGGATACGGACACGGCTCTGCGTGAGCATCCCGAGATTTTCAAGGAATATTTCGGCACCGTCATTCCTCCTACCGACAATAAGTTCGCCGCACTGAACAGCGCCGTCTGGTCGGGCGGAAGCTTTATCTACGTTCCGAAGGGCGTTAAATGCGAAGTGCCGCTGCAAGCTTACTTCCGCATCAACTCCGAGAACATGGGACAATTCGAAAGAACGCTGATCATTGCCGATGAGGACAGCTTCGTGCATTACGTTGAAGGTTGTACCGCTCCGGTGTACAGCACAAATTCACTGCACAGCGCTGTCGTTGAAATCATCTGTAAAAAGAACGCACGTGTCCGTTACACGACCATTCAGAACTGGGCGCCGAATATCTACAACCTCGTTACGAAACGCGCCGTTGCGGAAGAGAACGCGACGATGGAGTGGGTTGATGGCAACATCGGTTCCAAGCTGACGATGAAATATCCGGCGGTTGTTCTGAAAGGACGCGGCGCCAAAGGCTCCGTACTCTCCATTGCGGTGGCCGGCAAAGGCCAGCACCAGGATGCGGGGGCCAAAATGATCCATTTGGCACCGGACACGACGTCCACCATCATTTCCAAATCGATCAGCAAGCACGGCGGCAAGGTTACTTACCGTGGGCTCGCTTCCTTCGGCCGTCAGGCGGAAGGCGCGAAATCGAATATCAAATGCGATACACTCATTATGGACAACGAGTCCACTTCGGATACGATTCCTTATAATGAGATTATGAACGATAACATTACACTCGAGCACGAAGCGACGGTCTCGAAGGTATCCGAGGAGCAGCTCTTCTACCTGATGAGCCGCGGTCTTACGGAAGCCGAAGCGACCCAAATGATCGTCATGGGCTTCATCGAGCCGTTCACCAAGGAACTGCCGATGGAATACGCCGTCGAGATGAACCGTCTCATCAAGTTCGAGATGGAGGGAAGTATCGGTTAA
- a CDS encoding VOC family protein produces the protein MAKLTPYIFSEDARSQASFYTEALGGEILGVMTFADGPGPNTEYKDKVMHLSFTAAGILFYMSDSFKPIERGNGLALTLEFSAEEEAYAAFDKLAKAAK, from the coding sequence ATGGCTAAACTGACCCCTTACATTTTTTCGGAGGATGCTAGATCACAAGCTTCGTTTTACACTGAGGCGCTTGGCGGGGAAATTTTGGGCGTTATGACTTTCGCAGATGGTCCAGGGCCGAATACGGAGTACAAGGACAAGGTTATGCATCTCAGCTTTACGGCTGCCGGTATTTTGTTCTATATGAGCGATTCTTTTAAGCCGATCGAGCGGGGAAACGGGTTGGCTCTTACGCTGGAATTCTCTGCCGAAGAAGAGGCTTATGCAGCTTTTGATAAGCTTGCTAAGGCGGCAAAGTAA
- a CDS encoding molybdenum cofactor biosynthesis protein — MQLSIRLFAGLAEVIGSQTLNFHVAEPPVTAGKLKELLSASYPEAAGQIAVSMVAVDREYAPEDTVITESSEVALIPPVSGGEPSPEENSTQDGLYTVTEQPLRTEDILNKVLDKDHGASLVFVGTTREMTGSERTSALHYEAYVPMALSKFEKIGREVMERWQARCAISHRIGHVGVQEASVVIAVSSPHRAACYEASRYAIEELKRMVPIWKKDIGESSETWKGADPASSNNRPIPPR, encoded by the coding sequence ATGCAACTTTCCATTCGTCTTTTCGCGGGGCTGGCTGAAGTCATCGGCTCCCAGACCCTGAATTTCCACGTAGCCGAGCCTCCGGTAACCGCCGGTAAGCTCAAGGAGCTCCTGTCCGCTTCCTATCCGGAAGCCGCCGGTCAGATCGCCGTTTCCATGGTGGCCGTCGATCGCGAATACGCTCCCGAAGACACTGTAATTACCGAATCCTCTGAAGTGGCGCTTATTCCTCCGGTTTCCGGAGGAGAGCCCTCCCCGGAGGAGAACAGCACTCAGGATGGACTCTATACCGTAACGGAGCAGCCGCTCCGTACGGAAGACATCCTGAACAAAGTGCTGGACAAGGATCACGGTGCTTCCCTAGTCTTTGTCGGGACGACACGGGAGATGACCGGCAGCGAGCGGACTTCGGCCCTGCACTACGAGGCCTATGTTCCGATGGCCCTCTCCAAGTTTGAGAAAATCGGCAGGGAAGTCATGGAACGATGGCAGGCGCGCTGCGCCATTTCCCACCGCATCGGACATGTAGGCGTACAAGAGGCCAGCGTCGTAATCGCCGTATCTTCCCCGCATCGTGCCGCCTGTTACGAGGCCAGCCGCTATGCGATCGAAGAGCTGAAACGCATGGTGCCAATATGGAAGAAAGACATAGGCGAATCATCCGAAACATGGAAGGGTGCGGACCCCGCTTCCAGCAACAATCGGCCTATTCCCCCCCGCTGA
- a CDS encoding GNAT family N-acetyltransferase translates to MMTNRQYEILERLPTVMEHNALWKSVGWGEVDPEMTECSIAGSVHGVVAVCGEEVIGMGRTVGDGSMYFYIQDVAVLPEHQHKGVGQLIVERLLADIEKRRISGGIAFVGLFAATGKEVFYERFGFKDHSPDMTGMFAVLK, encoded by the coding sequence ATGATGACAAATCGGCAGTATGAGATTTTGGAGCGTCTTCCAACGGTGATGGAGCATAACGCTCTATGGAAATCCGTCGGTTGGGGAGAGGTCGATCCGGAAATGACGGAATGCTCCATCGCAGGCTCCGTGCATGGCGTTGTCGCGGTTTGCGGTGAGGAGGTTATCGGTATGGGGAGAACCGTCGGCGACGGATCGATGTATTTTTATATCCAGGACGTGGCGGTTCTGCCCGAACATCAGCATAAAGGAGTAGGCCAATTAATCGTTGAGCGTCTGCTGGCTGATATCGAAAAGCGCCGGATTTCCGGCGGCATCGCTTTTGTAGGGCTTTTTGCGGCTACCGGAAAGGAGGTCTTCTACGAGCGCTTCGGATTTAAAGATCATTCGCCCGATATGACGGGCATGTTTGCCGTGCTGAAATGA
- a CDS encoding ABC transporter ATP-binding protein, which produces MDVLRQLRGFYRERLHFLILSIVCLAAATAVGLITPNLLRKLIDDVILPMKFDEVPLLALTVLAVVCVKAGLQFAHGFFGGRVGNYLAYRLRNACYEKLQFLSFRYYDTAKTGDLMSRLTGDLEAIRLFIGFGFAQLLNVFFMVLFGSIMMFSLNWQLTLVTLVTMPLLAAVAFKFESRIHPAFQEMRLALSALTTAVQENVTGVRTVKSFAREPYEVEKFSGRNERYKNNQIFAAGLWSKFFPIMEFLACACVAILLGVGGTLVINERMTLGELVAFFSLIWYIIAPVWGLGFHINNYTQSKASGERVLEVLNHWIDVKDQPDALEVDAAEVKGHIEFDHVTFAYGNKLAAVTDIDFEAKAGSVIGFLGGTGSGKSTIIQLLMRAYDVNEGSIRLDGTDIRELGVRSLRSQIATVFQETFLFSSSIRNNIAYGLKDVTMEEVIRAAKLAQAHDFIMEMPEGYDTVVGERGMGLSGGQKQRVAIARALLKNPRILILDDATSAVDMETEHEIQAGFQEVMRGRTTLIIAHRISSLRHADQILVLDEGEIVQRGTHEQLIQVPGAYRDVYRIQYADYLARAAGGEDQ; this is translated from the coding sequence ATGGATGTTCTTAGGCAACTGCGGGGCTTTTACCGGGAGAGGCTGCATTTTCTGATTCTTTCGATTGTTTGTTTAGCCGCCGCAACGGCAGTGGGGCTGATTACACCAAACCTGCTGAGGAAGCTGATTGACGATGTTATCTTGCCCATGAAATTCGATGAAGTTCCTCTGCTTGCTCTGACGGTACTGGCTGTGGTGTGCGTGAAGGCAGGTTTACAGTTCGCACACGGATTTTTCGGAGGAAGGGTTGGGAATTATCTGGCCTATCGTCTCCGCAACGCCTGCTACGAGAAGCTGCAGTTTTTGTCATTCCGTTATTACGACACCGCGAAGACCGGAGATCTCATGTCCCGGCTGACCGGCGATCTGGAGGCGATCCGGCTGTTTATCGGCTTCGGATTTGCACAGCTGCTGAATGTCTTCTTCATGGTGCTCTTCGGATCAATCATGATGTTCTCGCTCAATTGGCAGCTTACGCTAGTGACGCTCGTAACGATGCCGTTACTGGCTGCAGTAGCTTTTAAATTCGAATCCCGCATTCATCCGGCTTTTCAGGAGATGAGACTTGCGCTCAGCGCGCTGACAACAGCGGTTCAGGAGAACGTAACCGGCGTGAGGACGGTCAAATCTTTTGCCAGAGAGCCTTACGAGGTAGAGAAATTCTCCGGACGCAATGAGCGTTATAAGAATAATCAGATTTTTGCAGCCGGCCTGTGGAGCAAGTTCTTTCCGATCATGGAGTTTCTGGCTTGCGCCTGTGTGGCTATTCTGCTTGGAGTGGGCGGGACGCTGGTCATTAACGAAAGAATGACGCTCGGCGAACTGGTCGCTTTTTTCAGTCTGATCTGGTATATTATCGCTCCCGTATGGGGTTTGGGCTTTCATATCAACAATTATACCCAGTCGAAGGCTTCCGGAGAAAGAGTGCTGGAAGTGTTGAATCATTGGATCGACGTCAAGGACCAACCGGATGCGCTGGAGGTGGATGCGGCTGAAGTAAAGGGTCATATCGAGTTTGATCATGTTACTTTTGCTTATGGAAATAAGCTGGCGGCCGTTACGGATATTGACTTTGAAGCAAAAGCGGGCTCGGTTATCGGCTTTCTTGGCGGGACCGGCTCGGGCAAATCGACGATAATCCAGCTGCTCATGCGGGCTTATGATGTCAATGAGGGCAGCATCAGACTGGACGGCACCGATATCAGGGAGCTGGGAGTCCGAAGTTTAAGGTCGCAGATCGCCACCGTGTTCCAAGAGACTTTTCTGTTCTCTTCCTCTATCCGGAACAATATCGCTTACGGGCTGAAGGATGTAACGATGGAGGAGGTCATCCGCGCAGCCAAGCTGGCACAGGCGCATGATTTTATAATGGAGATGCCGGAAGGGTACGACACTGTTGTCGGGGAGCGCGGCATGGGGCTCTCGGGAGGCCAGAAGCAGCGGGTAGCCATCGCGAGAGCTCTATTGAAGAACCCGCGGATTCTGATCCTTGACGATGCCACAAGCGCCGTTGATATGGAAACGGAGCATGAAATACAGGCAGGGTTTCAGGAGGTCATGCGCGGGCGGACGACGCTGATTATCGCGCACCGCATTTCTTCTCTCCGGCATGCCGATCAGATCCTTGTTCTGGATGAAGGGGAAATCGTGCAGCGCGGCACCCATGAACAGTTGATTCAGGTTCCAGGAGCTTACCGCGATGTGTACCGGATTCAATACGCCGATTATTTGGCGAGAGCCGCCGGAGGTGAAGACCAATGA